In the genome of Vanessa cardui chromosome 11, ilVanCard2.1, whole genome shotgun sequence, the window atagcttttattttCAGGTGTGGGATACAATAGACTTGATTTGTATAAGAAATTACTTTGCAGCTCATAGTAGGTCCATCTATGGAGTCTCAGTCAGACCCAGGTCTCATACAAGTTTTGCTACTGGATCATTggattattttgtttctttgtgGTATGACAAAATTGATTTACCAGCTTTaggtaaatattatcattaaaaaaaaaattgtttatattttcaaaatcatgacataattaacttttattttttattccagaattatttaaaaatgattgtggAGTCAGATGCTTGCAGTGGTTCgatgaaaataatttgatatttggtGATGAAGCTGGTTTTATTAGTTTGATAGATATACGGAAACCAGAAACTGCAACTAAACTTATCGAACTATCAGCTGCTGTCCATAAAATAGTTATTCAACCAGAGTAAGTTTTTAATTGCACATTTCATACTTAAGGTTCACAGAGTTGATGTCGActcaaatttaaaaacagtaGTTTATTGACCATGATTTACTGTAATAAAAAGTCTATCAATGATATACTGATaagatatgttttaaaataaatatgtattttttttttaactttaatatttttatatgtataaacatcAGTTACTTTTGAGTTAAAGACAAATAATTAGTAAAtgatcacttaaaataaaaataattgactgtgaaaacaaaaatacaatgaaaaaatacataaaaaatcacATTTCACTCCAAAATAAAGAAAGGAATGTAAATGCATACTATATCTATAtccaaatgtattttttatttcagatgtaACAGACTGTCTGTGTGTTgtgataataaaattgtatcagTTTTTGACATCAGTGAAGATTTGAAACTgagtttaatttatgaaaatagaaaTTTACACAGTAACTTTGTAAGAGGTATGGTGTGGGACAATGACGAGAGGAATGTCTTACATACCGTGGGATGGGATGGTGAATTAAAGACCCATAGATTACCATGTGATTAGGTATATGTAAGaaacataataaatgtaacCTTTTTATAACattctattttcttttttttaatcaaacctAATATACTAcacataaaaaactttattgtaagattttcttttcaattatgTCATTGAaagaaaactttattaataaaaaattgtagcccaatttggaaatatttttagtaatcatGATTTAAAGCTATTTACATGCTTGTTGTACTTTATGAGTaccatttatcaataaaaatatatgacctTAATCATAAAAATTGTGTAGCAGATGAATACCGTCTTCTTTGGAATATCAAATCAATAATGACAAAGGGAGAGAAATTAATGTTAGCTGGTACTAAGCTAatttaacacgttcagtgccagcgacaagcctagcgtgttcatgcgaatttctatagccacgccgcgaacacgctaggcttgttctaagaatttcagtgatatcttaaaaactaggctaaattattcattcaaactaattgtgtgcaatcttcaagcgataagctactgaatttttaagtggcccgttaaaaataatattttttttaattttagaaaaaaatgtcttttgtaatgccggcgacacgctaggcttgttcacttattaaggataatcatagattgtcaaacttttttttcaacaaaccacattttatttatggcttattaccaatttgttgacaattgaactaattttgttattgttttctcaaatttgcggaactttgttacatttttttttgtacaaatattattataaaaatttatacacctttgtagtaaaactatatgagccgtaattctgccatttaatgacaaagtttatactaaattgtcttactttgtgttatgttgatactgatactaattatgtattacaagtacttatatgttagttcgattaatcattagctaccacatacatacaccaaatatataaaattaaacactaaataaggctgatttaccttaaaaatgtaaactcatgtcaacttcaaattcgtgttacaagaattgaagtaatgaaacaataaaacgagtttagcttacaagaagcttgattattttttaattatttgtttattaattattacttatttaatttttctttattattatatcaagacatgacaccgaatcgatatcctatgacctttgaacatttctagcaactaataagaaagtgaacgaaacacgtgagataaaaattgattttagaaattaataagtttgtatttgagaaaacaaaaaaagaaggtggatttttatggacactttatgaagcgaaatttaaactctgttttaatttgtattgaaagttctattttattttatttgattgtaccttgctactttcaaactgacccgcgtcctttgcagggatacaacagtagataacaggtaacagtatatatcatgaacaatttttttattgaaatacgaaccaaatcataacgcgataagaagtatatatcaaattcgacaccaatataaatatgatatgtgggaatttattaaaaagttttacagccactgatgatgatgatgacacattatgatgtttacttactataaaagcggttttttgtcataattccaggataaaacactgacaacattattctaaacaccttaattattgcataacataagaaatattaactaaaaaagaccgttttaacaaaaaaataatcatttttttgttcctgtgccagtggacacgctacgcttgtccatacaatttatcttgcgatgccggggacacgcttagcgtgttcgcggcattatgtatgcCGGCATCGCTAtaagcataggaaaaatttaggtggcagtgaacgtgttaaaaTATAGTGAGGACAAATTGCTTCTTGTGGATCAGATGAAAAGCGTATATAGTTTACAGTTAATCAATTTAAGATCCTACTCATTATTCTAGTATGTTGCAGTTAAACTGTAAAAAACGTCAATTTTATGtaccaaatataaaattttcttacaaaaaaaaacattcttggTCTCTCCTGTAAACATAATTTAGAGTATGTTTAGTTAAACACAGATTTATCTCATCTCTGTTATATTGATTTGGCTTTCCATTGAAGAAGACAACAATATTAACTAATTACTTCCTGAACACATAAAGTTGTTAATCCATTGAAAACTTATGGAAATCAACAGAacatgtgttatttttatttaaaaataatttgcaattgTAATAATCTGCTAAGAATTCGTCGAACGGACACCCATATATTATAGTTAGTCATATGCAATACAAATAGACTTATAATTGTAGTAAGAatgttcatttatttcaattaaaacttcatagtattcataaatataaaaatataacttaaataaccTAGTTGcaccaaaaataatataaattatattttataatatgaatataacaaaCGAATATATATTTGCATACCTTAATTAGttaaacgtataaaataaaatttataaatgttagtttgtaatattatgttgGCTAAATTGGCCGGACTGAAGTTAGCTATCTGAGAACTTAAGAAGCCACTGATTCATACTCTTTCAAAGATTGGTTTGAAAAAAGTCTTTTTGTCTGATAGTTATCTAAATAAACCACAAACATATTTGACGTCGGTGCTAAGCCTCAGAATAAATCTTCATTAGtaagaaataagaattatattctatttattttttaatagtattctTAATACATATTATCACAACCACTGTATTAAAACAGGAAATCGCGATTCCAtacaaatagtttaaataaaagcattacaTTTGCTCATTGACTTTAAAAATCAACCGCCAacgaattaaaacatttttttcaaattcaaatcgcTGTTATTTAGCCGCTAAAGTTActagacaaatatttaaatattgataacatatattatagatGTCAGtcaagttttaattataaatcaatcaatgatgttctagtaaacagatatgttcttaacgcgcaaaaagtgaagactagaaaacgtcctaattgggacgtttgcctttagtcgttttacttagtaatacgttataatacatgataattacgtagtaatacgttttgcgtaattaaaacatttagttatcccttttacttgtttattgtttttatcaagctatcctttttacttgtaacgaaatgtaaaataaccgACCCTGGCGCGgcacatttttttctgttttttagtatgggtataacatatctgtttatcagaatatcattgacatcaatactaattttaattatacaattaatgaaataaaattgatattaaatctaAATTGATAATCGATAAttgactatataatatttataactgcaCATGCGTACTCGCACATCAAACCTCTTTTGTTCCCATAAATAATTTCTCCGACAAACTTGATAATATTACATCATTCCGGCCAACTTAGATTGCGCCCACATTACTTACAAACTTAATACACTTTTGAAAAAAAACCCTAAAcagtcaataataatatatcatttctttacaaaaaatacacttaaaaaTGATCTTTAAGTATCCGCAAAATTAAGTATAAGTGTTATACACGATggtatagaatatttatttataatttaaggtaTAGAAACATTTACAAAACGTTTTCTGAATACTTCCGTAATTAGTTGTTCTTTGGGGTACTCTAAAATCTTCTCATTATTGGGAACGTAAGAAAATCCATCGAAATGTGTAAATTCCCTCGCTATGTGATCTTCAAGACGATGAATTCGAAAAGGCGTCGTAACTGCCATTAagttttctgaaaaaaaaagaaaaaatatataaaactggtatagtacgacacaatttagatgtagcagaGTACGCTctcctaaattatcaatatttatttctcatgtgaatattatctttacacaaacgtaataacttgtaatatcatatgacctgatatattcgtcaatttggcacgtcgatttaaatgcacttgttttctcgggttgaactgacgcaagaatatatagcaacgaatagcgtcgaatggcgcgacagggagctatttctattggtcgtgtaaatcggcagtaatcggttttatattcatttcattgcattttccgatgctacatataatttgtgtcatactatacattAGAATGACATAAACCTTACGATTTTTCGAgaattctgtatttttttcgtaaaaccCTTTCATATTTctgttaaacaaaattaaataataataatattctttataataataatattctttattgtacaccaagacaGACACCAGACCAAGacaagagcagagatggcccagtggttagaacgcgtgcatcttaaccgatgattgcgggttcaaacccaggcaagcaccgctgattcatgtgcttaatttgtctttataattcatctcgtgctcagcggtgaaggaaaacatcgtgaggaaacctgcatgtgacaaatttcatacaaattctgccacatgtgtattccaccaacccgcattggaacagcgtggt includes:
- the LOC124533541 gene encoding methylosome protein 50-like codes for the protein MDNSNKIVPPHLNAEVYRTDTTGTCTQSYLDYIRLHTDGTVLVGCSELTGRYWNGGASIFEKRAEDNKIHKTTKKDVYLTSGTADGCFVENSNKIFLCEDSGAVSLWSSKEDDAWNQWSEDLSVAEHDGAVLSVDCLDPNKEYVTAGADGNIKVWDTIDLICIRNYFAAHSRSIYGVSVRPRSHTSFATGSLDYFVSLWYDKIDLPALELFKNDCGVRCLQWFDENNLIFGDEAGFISLIDIRKPETATKLIELSAAVHKIVIQPECNRLSVCCDNKIVSVFDISEDLKLSLIYENRNLHSNFVRGMVWDNDERNVLHTVGWDGELKTHRLPCD